A genomic region of Solanum dulcamara chromosome 2, daSolDulc1.2, whole genome shotgun sequence contains the following coding sequences:
- the LOC129871037 gene encoding uncharacterized protein LOC129871037, with the protein MDDIKDQVTPASEAPVQGRTDSNEGQIPNDPLAEQVTNAEFLSRPNKEKRPFPLCDSCGRTHQGEYVAGKEGCYKCGGMGHKMRDCQVASSKGRESKRARCKGGACQSKPSNSFSTSTICKCSKCGKNHRGECLLGSGACYKCGKPGHYTREGRSSTRPQALAQTIGHQDQSATTSDGGQHQERLYAFQIHQELEDSPNIGTGATISHWLKL; encoded by the exons ATGGATGATATCAAGGACCAAGTTACTCCGGCTTCAGAGGCTCCAGTTCAAGGAAGGACTGATTCTAATGAGGGACAAATCCCTAATGACCCTCTAGCCgaacaagtgactaatgcagaattTC TGTCTAGGCCTAATAAGGAGAAACGTCCATTTCCCCTTTGCGATAGTTGTGGTAGGACCCACCAAGGAGAATACGTGGCCGGTAAGGAgggttgctacaagtgtggtGGTATGGGTCATAAGATGAGGGACTGTCAGGTGGCTTCTAGTAAAGGGAGGGAATCTAAGAGGGCTAGATGCAAGGGTGGAGCTTGTCAATCCAAGCCCAGTAATAGTTTTAGTACATCTACTATTTGCAAGTGTTCcaagtgtgggaaaaaccataggGGAGAGTGCTTACTGGGGTCGGGTGCTTGCTATAAGTGTGGAAAGCCAGGTCATTATACAAGGGAGGGTAGGAGTAGTACCAGACCTCAGGCTCTGGCCCAGACTATAGGTCATCAAGATCAAAGTGCTACTACATCGGATGGCGGTCAACACCAAGAAAGATTGTATGCCTTTCAGATTCATCAGGAGCTAGAGGATTCTCCCAATATTGGGACTG GTGCAACTATCTCACATTGGCTTAAGCTGTAA